From the Cohaesibacter sp. ES.047 genome, the window CATAGCGCTCAAGCACCCGTTCCTCGTCCCATGTGCCGCTGCCAAGTCCGAAGTAGAGCTTGAATCGTTGCAAGGGAGTCATCGGGCGCAATTTGTCATCCCGGGCGCTTTTGGCCCAGACTTCCAGCGACGGCAAAATCCTGTCGTCCAGCATGTGCGGCCTGTCATCCCGCCAGTCTTCCCATGGAAAGAATCCATACCAGCTGCGCCAACGTCCGCCCATGTCAATGAGGCCTCGCCCCGGTATGGCGGCATCATTGCGCTGCAATTGCGTCAGGGCGAGATAACCGATCGACACTTCGTGACTGTCCTCTCCGCCCAGTTTTGTCAGGCGGCCCCGGTCACCAAAGGTGTAAAGCTGTTCGACATATCCCAGTTTCAGACCCGTTTGCTCATCCACCCATGTGCGCAAGCCCGCTTCAAGCGTGCGGTGGTGGACCGGATCGAATGGACCGAAGGGCAGGCCGCCAAGCCCGGCGGTTTGATCCCTTTGCTTGAGATCGACCACCAGCGTCACCGGCGACAGATCGCGCATCGCGATGATGGCGGCGTTCAGTCCCACAGTGATCGGGCGTCTTGAGGTGAATGGGGACGTGTCGCTCACGCGTCTCTCGCTCTTGTTTGCAACGGGGTTGAAAGGTCGGGGGCATTCGCTTGGGTTTGAGGTGGCTATTCTGGTTCGAGTGTACCAGCCTGACAGCATGGATCCAGCGCAAAGCCGCAGCCGCTTCGCCTCATCCGATATGCGGCATTGCGAAGATGTTGCCCTCATAGCAATCGGCACCGCGCCCGATGCTCTCGATGGCCTTCACCATGCGCCCCTCGCGGCCCAGGATTGCATCCGCCAACGCCACAAGGCGTTTGTTTGGCGTCGCTGGAGGGGAGGCTTCGCGCAAGGACAATGCCAACTCCATCTCTGACAGATCCGGCCTTAGGCAACACCCGGCGATGAATGCCGAGGCGGTGGATCGACTGACACCTGCCCAGCAATGCACCACCATCGGCGTACGGCGATCCCAGGCGCGGAAAAACGCAAGCATCGTTTCGACCTGTTGCTGAGAGCCCATCTCGAATCCCGGTGTCGCGACAGAAATGTCGTTCATGCCAAGATAGAGATGGTTTTCGGCGAGGATCCGTGCTGGGCGCTCCACTGGCGTGTCGGGATTGAGCACACTGAGAAGATACGTCGCCTCGACGGTGTCAACGACTTCACCAACCTTTGCCAATGAACAGACATAGAGCATGATTCAATCCTTAAAATTGATGGGGTGGGCAGAGACGCCGTATGGACAAATCTACTGCCTGATGGACAAAACAGATGGTAGCCAATTGGTCGAATGCTCTGCATGCTTGCCTGAGATACCGCCAATAGGCGGGGTCAGGAGTCAAGCAAACCGTGCAGACTATGGAACCGGTCAAGAAAGGCAGCCTGTGCCTGTTGGGTGCTCCATGGCTTGATCGGAAGCTGGTCTTCGGAAAGGCCCTCGGGGCGGCCGAACAGCTCCTTGGCTTCCTTGACCTCGAACCCGGCCAGATGCACCGCTTCGAAATAGGCCGAGATTCTGTCAGCTTCCTTGATTTTCTTCTTGAGTGCTTTCGTCGGGTGAGGGGACAGGCCAAAGCGCAGATGGATTGCCGCTTCCAGTCTTTCCTCGATATCCTTGTAACCGACGCCGATTGCCGACTTGAACGGAGAAATCATGTCGCCGATCACATACTCGGGACCATCGTGCAACAGACCCATGAGCGCAGCTTCCACCGGCAGGTTCGGGTTTTTGACGCGAAGGATCATCTCAACGATCAGGCTGTGTTGTGCGACGGAAAACGGATGATCTCCGATGGTTTGTCCGTTCCATCGCGCCACTCTGGCAAGGCCGTGGGCGATATCTTCGATCTCGATATCGAAGGGGGAGGGGTCAAGCAAATCAAGCCGGCGTCCCGACAACATCCGCTGCCAGGCTCTCGGCGCATCCGGTTTTTGTGACATGATCGGTATTCCGTCTTTTCACAATATCTGAGGCAAAAGACTCTCTTTGGAGTCCCGTGCTGCTTATGGGAATCGATTTAGCGCACCCTGTCGCGGATTGAAATGCCAGAAGCACAAAGCAGGCAAGATAGTTGGACATCGGGGGAGAACCGGGCAGGATTTGTTTCCATTTCGCGCTTTGCTTGTTTTGTTGCGACAGGTTGAAATAAAAATACACGCATTGCGAATGGTTGCGGAATAGTGCCTATTCTTGGTCGAGTTCACTTGGTAAAACAGCCTGTATGGGATAGTATTCGTTCAAAGCAAACCGGCAAGCAAGAAGACTGGCCAGAAAACCTCAGGCCAGCCATCACCGGAGTTTGTGTGGGGACTGGACTTCCGATGAGAGAAGCGCGGTTGATTCTGCGCTTCTTTCGTGTTCACCATTGCCGATGCGATCTCCAAGCTCCCTTTCCACTCATAGATGAATACAAGATAGGCCGGCCTGCTCTTTGCCAGAGGGTGGGATTTGTCATTCATTAGAGTCATGCGACGCCTCGCAAGTCAGATAGGGGCGATTGATCGGTTTCTATGAAAGGCCTTGCGGTGAGCTTAAAGCTGAGTATTGTTTTCAACAATTAATGCGACCATGCGGCGTGTGTTTTAACTTGAGAATTTAGTGCAACAAATAAAAGACCTTACCGCAAGTGATTGGAAGAATTCTAATATTTTTTGCTCAACAAAGCAACTAACTTACTGTTTTGTTAGGTTGTTCGTGTTGACTTTGAGAATGGTTCGCAGCAATGATTGCCTCAACTTCACGAGGCAGACGCCAAAGCAAAACGCATCGGTCCTGACCTTGCCCCCCAATCCTGGGCCTTGAACCCACTATTGGAGACAGAAAGACAATGAACAAATCCGCCCTCGCCATTCTGACGACCGTGGCTCTGACGACTGTTGCGCCTTCGCCTTCCATGGCAGATGGGGATGTAAATATCTATTCCTATCGTCAACCGTTCCTGATCGAGCCGCTTCTGGATCGGTTTACCGAAGAAACGGGGATTCAGGCCAACATCATCTTCGCCACGCAGGGCCTTGAAGCCCGCATCAAGGCCGAAGGCGAAAACACGCCCGCCGACCTTCTCCTTTCAACCGATGTTGGGCGTCTCGAGGCTGCCAAGCGGCAGGACATCGCCCAGCCGGTCCAGTCCGAAGTGCTTGAGCAGAATATTCCGGCGAACTTTCGCGATAAGGACGATCAGTGGTTTGGACTGACGACGCGTGCTCGTGTCGTCTATGCCTCCAACGAGCGGGTCGATCTTGACACCATCACCTACGAGGATCTGGCCGATCCCAAGTGGAAAGGCCGCCTTTGCACCCGGTCTGGTCA encodes:
- a CDS encoding NAD regulator; protein product: MRDLSPVTLVVDLKQRDQTAGLGGLPFGPFDPVHHRTLEAGLRTWVDEQTGLKLGYVEQLYTFGDRGRLTKLGGEDSHEVSIGYLALTQLQRNDAAIPGRGLIDMGGRWRSWYGFFPWEDWRDDRPHMLDDRILPSLEVWAKSARDDKLRPMTPLQRFKLYFGLGSGTWDEERVLERYELLYEAGLVHEYYLDRGLEPPDDGTPLFGHPMKMDHRRILATAISRLRSKLKYRPVVFELMPESFTLTELQTTVEAISGRHLHKQNFRRLVEQGQLVEPTGASSSATGGRPAKLFRFRRSVLAERPAPGLRLGGVN
- a CDS encoding YfbR-like 5'-deoxynucleotidase; the protein is MSQKPDAPRAWQRMLSGRRLDLLDPSPFDIEIEDIAHGLARVARWNGQTIGDHPFSVAQHSLIVEMILRVKNPNLPVEAALMGLLHDGPEYVIGDMISPFKSAIGVGYKDIEERLEAAIHLRFGLSPHPTKALKKKIKEADRISAYFEAVHLAGFEVKEAKELFGRPEGLSEDQLPIKPWSTQQAQAAFLDRFHSLHGLLDS
- a CDS encoding tyrosine phosphatase family protein — translated: MLYVCSLAKVGEVVDTVEATYLLSVLNPDTPVERPARILAENHLYLGMNDISVATPGFEMGSQQQVETMLAFFRAWDRRTPMVVHCWAGVSRSTASAFIAGCCLRPDLSEMELALSLREASPPATPNKRLVALADAILGREGRMVKAIESIGRGADCYEGNIFAMPHIG